A stretch of Leucobacter aridicollis DNA encodes these proteins:
- a CDS encoding YHS domain-containing protein: protein MTEQTLPTASCCGGGAKATAVAAEGRTDLLGGSAADAEMTTCPVMVGSPVNKAKAVEAGLYRDFEGERYFFCCAGCGPAFDADPAKYAANMA from the coding sequence ATGACCGAACAGACACTCCCGACAGCGAGCTGCTGCGGCGGCGGCGCGAAGGCGACCGCGGTTGCGGCCGAGGGGCGCACCGACCTGCTCGGCGGGAGCGCCGCCGACGCAGAGATGACGACCTGCCCCGTGATGGTCGGCAGCCCGGTGAACAAGGCGAAAGCCGTCGAAGCAGGGCTCTACCGCGACTTCGAGGGCGAGCGCTACTTCTTCTGCTGCGCCGGCTGCGGCCCAGCGTTCGATGCTGACCCCGCGAAGTACGCGGCGAACATGGCGTAA
- a CDS encoding GntR family transcriptional regulator translates to MTADSTRSHTAIMRDLLARIVDGEFAPGTTLPSESRLSQHYGAARGTVRNALAALEGRGLVAPVQGSGWVVRSSRQNQSFAELRSFAQWARSKGMTPGGLVRLAEFGEASQSEARRLRVAPSSRVIRVTRTRSLDGRTVMLERTCYPEWIADKIASIPDDEASVVETLRTQFGVDTAHAEHSIDAIPASSADAELLGIRRSSPLLRVRRVSFTRGGAPIEFGEDRYLPDTVTFQVATSSDSNALNRAEFLQ, encoded by the coding sequence ATGACGGCCGATTCCACACGCTCGCACACGGCGATTATGCGCGACCTCCTCGCGCGCATCGTTGACGGCGAGTTCGCCCCCGGAACGACGCTGCCGTCGGAATCGAGGCTGAGCCAGCACTACGGCGCCGCACGCGGCACAGTGCGCAACGCGCTCGCTGCGCTCGAGGGCCGCGGCCTCGTCGCCCCCGTGCAGGGGTCGGGCTGGGTCGTCCGCTCCAGCAGACAGAACCAGTCGTTCGCCGAGCTGCGCTCGTTCGCGCAGTGGGCACGCAGCAAGGGGATGACTCCCGGAGGTCTCGTGCGGCTCGCGGAGTTCGGCGAGGCGTCTCAGAGCGAGGCGCGCCGCCTCCGCGTGGCTCCGAGCTCCCGGGTCATCCGGGTGACGCGCACGCGCTCGCTCGACGGCCGCACCGTCATGCTTGAGCGCACCTGCTACCCCGAGTGGATCGCCGACAAGATCGCAAGCATCCCCGACGACGAAGCATCCGTCGTCGAGACGCTGCGCACGCAGTTCGGTGTCGACACCGCCCACGCCGAGCACTCGATCGACGCGATCCCCGCGTCGAGCGCCGACGCCGAGCTACTCGGGATCCGCAGGTCGAGCCCGCTCCTCCGGGTCCGGCGCGTGAGCTTCACGCGCGGCGGCGCCCCCATCGAGTTCGGCGAAGACAGGTACCTGCCCGACACGGTGACATTTCAGGTGGCGACCTCAAGCGACAGCAACGCGCTGAACCGCGCCGAGTTTCTCCAGTAG
- the phnC gene encoding phosphonate ABC transporter ATP-binding protein, which yields MHHSAAIQLDTLTKRYGTTVALDDVTLDIAPGERTVLLGLSGSGKSTLLRHLNGLERADSGSVSVLGVHVDAARGRALRQLRSRVGFVFQQFELVGPRTVLENVLTGALSELRGPRLGLFAYPKALRIRAAELLAEVGLEERAFQRADTLSGGQQQRVAIARALMQEPEILLADEPVASLDPESSQQIMALIQELAERRNLTVVCSLHQVDLALGWGSRIVGLQTGRVVLDAPASDLDEASVMAIYKRGADVKRADSAGETQRAPQPELSGAAA from the coding sequence ATGCATCATTCCGCCGCCATCCAGCTCGATACTCTCACGAAGCGCTACGGCACGACCGTCGCGCTCGACGACGTCACCCTCGACATCGCTCCGGGGGAGCGGACGGTTCTTCTCGGCCTTTCGGGGTCGGGGAAGTCGACGCTCCTCCGCCACCTGAACGGGCTCGAACGGGCCGACTCGGGGAGCGTTTCAGTGCTCGGCGTGCACGTCGACGCCGCCCGCGGGCGCGCGCTCAGGCAGCTGCGCAGCAGGGTCGGCTTCGTCTTCCAGCAGTTCGAGCTCGTCGGGCCGAGAACGGTGCTCGAGAACGTGCTCACGGGGGCGCTCTCGGAGTTGCGCGGCCCTCGGCTCGGGCTCTTCGCCTACCCCAAGGCGCTCCGCATCCGAGCCGCCGAGCTGCTCGCCGAGGTCGGGCTCGAGGAACGTGCGTTCCAGCGCGCCGACACGCTCTCGGGCGGGCAGCAGCAGCGCGTCGCGATCGCCCGCGCCCTCATGCAGGAGCCCGAGATCTTGCTTGCTGACGAGCCCGTCGCCTCGCTCGACCCCGAGTCGTCACAGCAGATCATGGCGCTCATCCAAGAACTCGCCGAGCGGCGGAACCTCACGGTCGTGTGCAGCCTGCACCAGGTCGACCTCGCGCTCGGGTGGGGGAGCCGTATCGTCGGGCTCCAAACTGGAAGGGTCGTGCTCGACGCCCCAGCGAGCGACCTCGACGAGGCGTCGGTCATGGCGATCTACAAGCGCGGCGCCGACGTCAAGCGCGCCGACAGCGCCGGGGAAACCCAGCGCGCTCCCCAGCCCGAGCTCAGCGGGGCGGCGGCGTGA
- a CDS encoding GNAT family N-acetyltransferase translates to MPPIEAPDAFSLYVDTHLARAASSFQSERLAWFRTGAPHEELNGMLYATSADLNAAGTELAGVPALWHSWPERPEFDVEAQLRARGFEFVEEEPIMTLAFGSGSGEPTAARPGPATVRRVETERDLAVWEEVWRGEAPNPATLRALASAGLGANRTVHHLLAEVDGVAVGCGAAVVAGRTLAVEHIVTVASHRRRGIGSQLTAAALAVGRSHGARHAILTASPDGAGIYERLGFERREPVRRFVAPTATG, encoded by the coding sequence GTGCCGCCCATCGAAGCCCCAGACGCGTTCTCGCTGTACGTAGATACCCACCTCGCCCGCGCGGCCAGCTCGTTCCAGTCCGAGCGGCTCGCCTGGTTCCGAACAGGCGCCCCGCATGAGGAACTCAACGGAATGCTCTACGCCACGTCGGCAGATTTGAACGCCGCGGGAACCGAGCTTGCTGGCGTTCCCGCGCTGTGGCATTCGTGGCCCGAGCGACCCGAATTCGATGTCGAGGCGCAGCTCCGTGCGCGCGGCTTTGAGTTCGTCGAGGAGGAGCCCATCATGACGCTCGCCTTCGGCAGCGGCTCAGGGGAACCCACCGCGGCGCGACCGGGGCCGGCCACCGTTCGCCGCGTCGAAACCGAGCGCGACCTCGCCGTCTGGGAGGAGGTCTGGAGAGGCGAGGCCCCAAACCCGGCGACGCTTCGCGCCCTCGCGTCGGCGGGGCTCGGCGCGAACCGCACCGTGCACCACCTGCTTGCAGAGGTCGACGGCGTCGCCGTCGGTTGCGGCGCGGCCGTCGTCGCCGGGAGAACTCTCGCCGTCGAGCACATCGTCACGGTGGCGTCGCACCGCAGGCGCGGGATCGGCAGCCAGCTCACGGCGGCGGCGCTCGCAGTCGGGCGCAGCCATGGTGCGCGTCACGCGATCCTCACCGCGTCACCCGACGGCGCCGGGATCTACGAGCGCCTCGGATTCGAGCGGCGCGAGCCCGTTCGCAGGTTTGTCGCTCCGACTGCGACCGGCTAG
- a CDS encoding metal-sensitive transcriptional regulator yields the protein MDAVQDTHESTHGYITDKEKYLQRLKRIEGQARGISRMVDEEKYCIDILTQISALTSALQAVGLGLLDDHLSHCVVDAARKDGPEAQEKLKEASDAIARLVKS from the coding sequence GTGGACGCAGTGCAGGACACGCATGAGAGCACGCACGGATACATCACCGACAAGGAGAAGTATCTGCAGCGCCTGAAGCGCATCGAGGGTCAGGCGCGGGGCATCTCGCGCATGGTCGACGAGGAGAAATACTGCATCGACATCCTCACTCAGATCAGCGCGCTCACGAGCGCGCTCCAGGCGGTCGGTCTCGGCCTGCTCGACGATCACCTGTCGCACTGCGTCGTGGACGCCGCCCGCAAAGACGGGCCGGAGGCGCAGGAGAAGCTCAAGGAGGCGAGCGACGCGATCGCCCGCCTCGTGAAGTCCTAG
- a CDS encoding heavy-metal-associated domain-containing protein, with translation MATTEYQVTGMTCSHCEMSIREEVEQIAGVTGIEVSAVTGKLAVSAAGALDDAAVLAAVEEAGYSAVRSS, from the coding sequence ATGGCTACAACCGAGTATCAGGTCACCGGAATGACGTGCTCCCACTGTGAGATGTCGATCCGCGAGGAAGTCGAACAGATTGCCGGCGTCACCGGCATCGAGGTGAGCGCAGTGACCGGCAAGCTTGCCGTGTCCGCAGCGGGCGCACTTGACGACGCGGCGGTGCTTGCCGCTGTCGAAGAAGCTGGGTACTCGGCGGTGCGCTCCTCATGA
- a CDS encoding HAD family hydrolase — translation MIQQPTSPHSGTALGAVLFDLDGTLVDSERSWLEAIRAALAASTGEAPDELVAEFEGVAVDEAGRRLVETHGHAGTPEEVARLLEARSIAAFSGNLRWLAGAEEALHRLRVAGTPIGLVTSSTRTWVEAVDSLAGLGRFDTVVTADDVPKTKPEPEPYARAARALGVSPANCVAFEDSEVGIRSARSAGCTVVRVGEPRPELDLLADVTIASFAGVTTDWIAALTRRHRLTDSIRLTPIHTHSL, via the coding sequence GTGATTCAGCAGCCAACCTCACCGCACTCAGGCACCGCGCTCGGCGCCGTATTGTTCGACCTTGACGGCACGCTCGTTGACAGCGAGCGGAGCTGGCTTGAGGCGATCCGGGCAGCCCTCGCCGCGAGCACCGGGGAAGCCCCCGACGAGCTTGTCGCGGAGTTCGAAGGGGTCGCCGTTGACGAGGCCGGTCGCCGACTGGTCGAGACGCACGGCCACGCCGGCACGCCCGAGGAGGTTGCCCGCCTGCTTGAGGCGCGTTCAATCGCTGCCTTCTCCGGAAACCTGCGCTGGCTCGCCGGCGCCGAGGAGGCCCTGCACCGGCTGCGCGTCGCCGGGACGCCGATCGGGCTCGTGACGAGCTCGACGCGAACCTGGGTCGAGGCAGTTGACAGCCTCGCTGGCCTCGGCCGCTTCGACACCGTCGTCACCGCCGATGACGTGCCGAAGACGAAGCCCGAACCCGAGCCGTATGCGCGTGCTGCCCGAGCGCTCGGCGTCTCGCCGGCGAATTGCGTCGCGTTCGAGGATTCCGAGGTCGGCATCCGCTCCGCGCGATCCGCCGGCTGCACCGTCGTGCGCGTGGGGGAGCCGCGGCCCGAACTCGATCTCCTCGCCGACGTGACGATCGCGAGCTTCGCGGGCGTCACTACCGACTGGATCGCCGCGCTGACGCGGCGCCACCGGCTCACAGATTCCATCCGACTCACACCGATTCACACTCACTCGCTTTGA
- a CDS encoding phosphate/phosphite/phosphonate ABC transporter substrate-binding protein, with the protein MKKNTLTRGLALVAGITLMGTLAACSAGPADEGASASEGFAKDADTLVMGMVPDQQSVENTFQPLVDYIAAKTGKKVELIQSTDYAALVEASIAGRIDIGSFSGFTYVAATNGGAELAPLGVTVTKEGEEPGYESLTVVPKGSDIASIADLKGHKVCFVDPGSTSGYLYPSAELLAAGIDPEKDITPVMAGGHDASAQKTAQGVECEAGFAEDAVVETTGIADGLFAEGDLEVINRVTVPGAPIVMSTKLPADTQTELQDVMKDLTLADIEAEGIEVTDAFKAFFYELVPVEDSYYDSVRKVCEQTGAAQCQP; encoded by the coding sequence GTGAAGAAGAACACACTCACCCGCGGGCTCGCGCTCGTCGCAGGCATCACGCTCATGGGCACCCTCGCCGCCTGTTCGGCAGGGCCCGCAGACGAAGGCGCGAGCGCATCCGAGGGGTTCGCGAAAGACGCTGACACGCTCGTCATGGGTATGGTCCCCGACCAGCAGTCCGTCGAGAATACGTTCCAGCCGCTCGTCGACTACATCGCCGCAAAAACCGGGAAGAAAGTTGAGCTCATCCAGTCGACCGACTACGCAGCGCTCGTCGAGGCCTCGATTGCGGGCCGCATCGATATCGGTAGCTTCTCTGGCTTCACCTACGTTGCCGCAACGAACGGCGGCGCCGAGCTCGCGCCGCTCGGCGTGACGGTCACGAAGGAGGGCGAAGAGCCCGGCTACGAGTCGCTCACCGTCGTGCCGAAGGGCTCAGACATCGCGTCGATCGCCGACCTGAAGGGCCACAAGGTGTGCTTCGTCGACCCCGGCTCGACGTCCGGCTACCTCTACCCGAGCGCCGAGCTGCTCGCGGCCGGCATCGACCCTGAGAAAGACATCACGCCGGTCATGGCGGGCGGGCACGACGCTTCCGCGCAGAAGACCGCGCAGGGCGTCGAGTGCGAGGCCGGGTTCGCCGAGGACGCGGTCGTCGAGACGACGGGCATCGCCGACGGCCTGTTTGCCGAGGGCGACCTCGAAGTCATCAACCGCGTGACCGTGCCCGGCGCGCCGATCGTGATGTCGACGAAGCTTCCCGCCGACACGCAGACGGAGCTGCAGGACGTCATGAAGGACCTGACGCTCGCAGACATCGAAGCCGAGGGTATCGAGGTCACCGACGCGTTCAAGGCGTTCTTCTACGAGCTCGTCCCGGTCGAGGACTCGTACTACGACAGCGTCCGCAAGGTCTGTGAGCAGACCGGCGCGGCGCAGTGCCAGCCGTAA
- a CDS encoding heavy metal translocating P-type ATPase — translation MSTSALPSAHSGVELEIGGMTCASCANRIEKKLNKLDGVVATVNYATEKAKVTVPEGYDPELLIAEVEKTGYTAVMPQPKSAKGDTATGNGGGEEDAELTSLRHRLTGSIVLTVPVIAMAMIPALQFTYWQWASLALAAPVIVWGAWPFHKAAWVNLKHGAATMDTLISMGTSAAFLWSLYALFFGTAGVPGMTHPFEFTLAPSDGAANIYLEVGAGVTMFILAGRYFEKRSKKQAGAALRALLELGAKEVAVLRGGVETQIPVEDLRVGDEFIVRPGEKIATDGTVVSGTSAVDASMLTGEAVPVEVAEDDTVTGATTNVGGRLVVRATRIGSDTQLAQMAQLVEDAQTGKAEVQRLADRISGVFVPIVIVVAAVTLGGWLGAGFPVSAAFTAAVAVLVIACPCALGLATPTALLVGTGRGAQMGVLIKGPEVLESTRKVDTVVLDKTGTVTTGKMTLVDVATEPGVDRAELLRLAGALEDASEHPIAQAIAKGATQEVGTLPIVEGFANIEGKGVQGVVDGHAVLVGRDSLLAEWSLQLSGELAATKARAEGEGKTVVAVGWDGQARGILIVADTVKDTSVEAIRQLKALGLSPVLLTGDNEAVARHIAAEVGIDEVIAEVLPKDKVDVVQRLQREGKVVAMIGDGVNDAPALAQADLGLAMGTGADVAIEASDITLVRGDLRSAVDAIRLSRKTLSTIKTNLFWAFAYNVAAIPVAALGMLNPMLAGAAMALSSVFVVGNSLRLRGFKSTAV, via the coding sequence ATGAGTACATCCGCGCTCCCCAGTGCACACTCCGGTGTCGAACTCGAGATCGGCGGCATGACGTGCGCATCGTGTGCGAACCGCATCGAGAAGAAACTCAACAAGCTCGACGGCGTCGTCGCGACCGTCAACTATGCGACCGAGAAAGCGAAGGTCACCGTTCCTGAAGGGTACGATCCGGAGCTGCTCATCGCGGAGGTCGAAAAGACCGGCTACACGGCGGTGATGCCGCAGCCCAAGAGCGCCAAGGGCGACACGGCGACGGGTAACGGGGGAGGTGAGGAAGACGCCGAGCTGACGTCGCTGCGCCACCGCCTGACCGGTTCGATCGTGCTCACCGTTCCGGTGATCGCGATGGCGATGATCCCGGCGCTCCAGTTCACCTACTGGCAGTGGGCATCGCTCGCGCTCGCAGCTCCCGTGATCGTGTGGGGGGCCTGGCCGTTCCACAAGGCAGCCTGGGTGAATCTTAAGCACGGCGCCGCGACGATGGACACCCTCATCTCGATGGGCACGTCGGCCGCGTTCCTCTGGTCGCTGTACGCGCTGTTCTTCGGCACCGCAGGCGTTCCAGGGATGACACACCCGTTCGAGTTCACGCTCGCCCCGTCGGACGGCGCGGCGAACATTTACCTCGAGGTCGGCGCCGGCGTCACCATGTTCATTCTCGCGGGCCGCTACTTCGAGAAGCGCTCGAAGAAGCAGGCTGGAGCAGCCCTTCGCGCCCTGCTTGAACTCGGCGCAAAGGAGGTCGCGGTGCTGCGCGGCGGTGTCGAGACTCAGATCCCTGTCGAAGACCTGCGCGTTGGCGACGAGTTCATCGTGCGCCCCGGGGAGAAGATCGCGACGGATGGCACGGTCGTCTCGGGGACCTCGGCCGTCGATGCGTCCATGCTCACCGGCGAGGCCGTCCCCGTTGAGGTCGCCGAGGACGACACCGTCACCGGCGCGACCACCAACGTTGGCGGGCGACTTGTCGTGCGCGCGACGCGGATCGGGTCGGACACGCAGCTCGCGCAGATGGCGCAGCTCGTTGAAGACGCGCAGACGGGCAAGGCCGAGGTGCAGCGGCTCGCTGACAGGATCTCGGGCGTCTTCGTGCCGATCGTGATCGTCGTCGCAGCCGTCACGCTCGGTGGCTGGCTCGGCGCCGGCTTCCCGGTCTCGGCCGCGTTCACCGCAGCCGTCGCCGTGCTCGTCATCGCCTGCCCCTGCGCGCTCGGGCTCGCAACTCCGACCGCGCTGCTCGTCGGCACGGGCCGTGGCGCCCAGATGGGCGTGCTCATCAAGGGTCCCGAGGTACTCGAGTCCACCCGCAAGGTCGACACTGTCGTCCTCGATAAGACGGGCACCGTCACGACCGGCAAGATGACGCTCGTCGACGTTGCGACCGAGCCCGGGGTCGACCGTGCGGAGCTCTTGCGGCTCGCGGGGGCGCTCGAGGATGCCTCGGAGCACCCGATTGCGCAAGCGATCGCAAAGGGGGCGACGCAGGAGGTCGGTACGCTGCCCATCGTTGAGGGCTTCGCGAACATCGAGGGCAAGGGCGTGCAGGGCGTCGTCGATGGGCACGCCGTGCTCGTCGGGCGCGACTCGCTCCTCGCTGAATGGTCGCTCCAGCTGAGCGGCGAGCTCGCCGCCACGAAGGCGCGCGCCGAGGGCGAAGGCAAGACCGTCGTCGCCGTGGGCTGGGATGGCCAGGCGCGAGGGATCCTGATCGTCGCCGACACCGTGAAGGACACGAGCGTCGAAGCGATTCGCCAGCTGAAGGCGCTGGGCCTGTCGCCCGTGCTGCTCACCGGCGACAACGAGGCCGTCGCTCGGCACATCGCCGCCGAGGTCGGGATCGATGAGGTCATCGCCGAGGTGCTGCCCAAGGACAAGGTCGACGTTGTGCAGCGGCTGCAGCGCGAGGGGAAGGTCGTCGCGATGATTGGCGACGGCGTGAACGACGCTCCCGCGCTCGCGCAGGCCGACCTTGGTCTCGCAATGGGCACGGGCGCGGACGTCGCGATCGAGGCCTCCGACATCACCCTGGTGCGAGGCGACCTGCGCAGCGCGGTCGACGCGATCCGTCTCTCACGGAAGACGCTCAGCACAATTAAGACGAACCTCTTCTGGGCGTTCGCCTACAACGTCGCAGCGATCCCCGTCGCGGCGCTCGGCATGCTGAACCCGATGCTCGCCGGTGCGGCGATGGCGCTTTCGAGCGTCTTCGTGGTCGGCAACAGCCTGCGCCTGCGCGGCTTCAAGAGCACCGCCGTCTAG
- a CDS encoding alkaline phosphatase family protein, with amino-acid sequence MKHTHITAAAAALLLGATGIATAASPALAEDAVQATAKTPKTLVIGVDGASFDIMADSTTPTVSALRAGGLSATSNLAGAPMSPTVSGPGWSTIATGVWAPKHGVVDNNFTSPNYGAFPDYLTRIEQHLPDRNTTVVGTWGPISTTIFGAAVDSRSRFGNDTLTTQAVVSSLSAPATDDVFVHLDEVDGAGHSSGSSSEAYRKALQKADGQIGEMVNAIKQRPTYGSEDWLVVVTSDHGHTPTGGHGGSTKLERKTFVAANGSLFAPGTVRHDVKVTDIAPTVLSHVGIANDPAWDLDGSVVNELVPDDFDTLRPQLQPAVQEKGPADLLGWTAATPEGWSVDNSKMPSGGAPEFSGWTFMTDDFFSNVELGQLRENNVYSRDVFAVADSDEWADVSPRGGNMFDSTLKSPAYELNGAAELDISFVSDYAVDGPQKAIVRVVFDEASGIAPHTLVTYPGDGTRLNPVNQVERFTLELPRSETGDLPKTASLHFEYGGNNSAFWAIDQVRVSQGEAPAVPAELSLSAATVEAGKPVTASGTGFAPEEVVAFELRSEPQDLGTATADAAGALSQELTIPAATPAGEHTVVAIRADGTELGQPVTVTAAPTEEKPEPETPGTKPGTGTETPGTKPGTNAGTGAGTDPAGGAPGSGGEGDGLAATGGTVAGLALGAAAIAGAGAYLVIRSRRRLAA; translated from the coding sequence TTGAAGCACACTCACATCACCGCAGCGGCGGCCGCGCTCCTCCTCGGGGCGACCGGCATCGCGACGGCGGCGTCCCCAGCTCTCGCCGAGGACGCCGTTCAAGCGACGGCAAAGACCCCCAAGACGCTCGTCATCGGCGTCGACGGCGCCTCCTTCGACATCATGGCCGACAGCACCACCCCGACAGTGAGCGCCCTGCGCGCTGGCGGGCTCAGCGCTACGAGCAATCTCGCTGGCGCCCCCATGTCGCCGACGGTGTCGGGTCCCGGGTGGTCGACGATCGCGACGGGTGTCTGGGCACCCAAGCACGGCGTCGTTGACAACAACTTCACGAGCCCGAACTACGGCGCGTTCCCCGACTACCTCACGCGCATCGAGCAGCACCTCCCCGACAGGAACACCACGGTTGTCGGCACGTGGGGCCCCATCTCGACGACGATCTTCGGGGCGGCAGTCGACAGCCGCAGCAGGTTCGGCAACGACACGCTCACCACGCAGGCCGTAGTGTCGTCGCTCTCGGCGCCAGCCACCGACGACGTCTTCGTGCATCTCGACGAGGTCGACGGCGCGGGCCATAGCTCCGGTTCGAGCTCTGAGGCGTACCGTAAGGCGCTGCAGAAGGCGGACGGCCAGATCGGCGAGATGGTGAATGCGATCAAGCAGCGCCCGACGTACGGCTCCGAGGACTGGCTCGTCGTTGTCACGTCCGACCACGGCCACACCCCGACCGGCGGGCACGGTGGCTCAACGAAGCTCGAGCGCAAGACCTTTGTCGCCGCGAACGGTTCGCTGTTTGCCCCCGGCACCGTCCGCCACGACGTCAAGGTCACTGACATCGCCCCGACGGTGCTCTCGCACGTCGGTATCGCGAACGACCCGGCCTGGGACCTCGACGGCTCCGTCGTGAACGAACTCGTTCCCGACGACTTCGACACACTGCGCCCCCAGCTGCAGCCCGCTGTGCAGGAGAAGGGCCCGGCCGACCTCCTCGGCTGGACCGCTGCGACCCCCGAGGGGTGGAGCGTCGACAACTCGAAGATGCCCTCCGGCGGCGCCCCGGAGTTCAGCGGCTGGACGTTCATGACCGACGACTTCTTCTCGAACGTCGAACTCGGCCAGCTCCGCGAGAACAACGTCTACTCGCGCGACGTGTTCGCTGTCGCGGACTCAGATGAGTGGGCCGACGTAAGCCCCCGCGGTGGCAACATGTTCGATTCGACGCTGAAGAGCCCCGCCTACGAGCTCAACGGCGCGGCCGAGCTCGACATCTCGTTCGTGTCCGATTACGCGGTCGACGGCCCGCAGAAGGCCATCGTCAGGGTCGTGTTTGATGAGGCCTCGGGCATCGCCCCGCACACGCTCGTGACCTACCCCGGCGACGGCACCCGTCTCAACCCTGTCAACCAGGTGGAGCGCTTCACGCTGGAGCTGCCGCGGTCGGAGACCGGCGACCTTCCGAAGACCGCGAGCCTGCACTTCGAGTACGGCGGCAACAACTCCGCGTTCTGGGCTATCGACCAGGTGCGCGTCAGCCAGGGCGAGGCGCCCGCGGTGCCCGCGGAGCTGAGCCTCTCGGCCGCGACCGTCGAGGCGGGCAAGCCCGTCACAGCGTCGGGCACCGGATTCGCGCCAGAGGAGGTCGTCGCGTTCGAGCTGCGCTCCGAGCCACAGGATCTCGGCACTGCGACGGCTGACGCCGCCGGTGCGCTCTCGCAGGAGCTCACGATTCCTGCCGCGACCCCCGCCGGCGAGCACACTGTCGTCGCAATTCGCGCGGACGGCACCGAGCTCGGCCAGCCGGTCACGGTGACCGCGGCGCCGACCGAGGAGAAGCCGGAGCCAGAGACTCCCGGGACGAAGCCTGGCACCGGCACGGAAACCCCCGGCACCAAGCCCGGCACCAACGCTGGTACCGGCGCTGGCACCGACCCAGCAGGTGGCGCTCCCGGCAGCGGCGGCGAGGGAGACGGCCTCGCCGCGACCGGCGGCACGGTCGCAGGACTCGCGCTGGGCGCGGCCGCAATCGCCGGCGCGGGCGCGTACCTCGTCATCCGCAGCCGCAGGCGTCTCGCCGCGTAG
- a CDS encoding dihydrolipoyl dehydrogenase family protein — translation MDTAAPTSTDYDLIVIGAGPVGENVADYAVGPNLRVAIIEAELVGGECSYWACMPSKALLRSGHAIRAAGRLPGAREAVTGDLDAAAVLARRDAFTSNWDDSGQVEWVAADGIDLIRGFGEIVGDGRVRVGERTLSARAVALATGSVPTLPDIPGLAEARAWGTREATSTEEVPQSLIILGGGVAGTEMAFAFAALGTSVTLLSRGALLGREEPFVGAMLASALAAEGVDVRIGDDPVRVDRGADGNVSVELAGGATVRAAELLVSTGRRPATSGLGLETVGLDDTLTVDDTMLVAGTDWLYAVGDVNGRALLTHQGKYQARAAGQAIAARLAGGQVHDGAWEAHAASADHVAVPRVVFSDPEVAAVGLTEAQAREADLEFRTVEYDMGQVAGAKLHADGYVGRAKLVIDHARGVIVGATFVGQDVADLVHAATIAIVGEVPMDRLWHAVPAYPTISEVWLRLLETYRSEAA, via the coding sequence ATGGATACCGCAGCACCCACCTCAACCGACTATGACCTCATTGTCATCGGCGCCGGTCCGGTCGGCGAGAACGTCGCCGACTACGCGGTCGGCCCCAACCTGCGTGTCGCGATCATCGAAGCTGAACTCGTCGGTGGTGAGTGTTCGTACTGGGCCTGCATGCCATCGAAGGCGCTGTTGCGCAGCGGCCACGCCATCCGGGCCGCGGGGCGGCTCCCGGGGGCGCGCGAGGCGGTCACGGGCGACCTTGACGCCGCCGCCGTGCTCGCGCGGCGCGACGCCTTCACCAGCAATTGGGATGACTCCGGCCAGGTCGAGTGGGTTGCCGCGGATGGAATTGACCTCATTCGGGGGTTCGGTGAAATCGTCGGGGACGGGCGCGTGCGCGTCGGGGAGCGCACCTTATCGGCCAGGGCTGTCGCGCTCGCGACCGGATCGGTGCCGACGCTGCCGGATATCCCGGGCCTCGCGGAGGCACGCGCATGGGGAACGCGGGAGGCGACCTCAACCGAAGAGGTGCCGCAGAGCCTCATCATCCTCGGCGGAGGCGTGGCGGGCACCGAGATGGCATTCGCATTCGCCGCGCTCGGAACCAGCGTGACGCTGCTCTCGCGCGGCGCGCTGCTCGGGCGTGAAGAGCCGTTCGTTGGCGCGATGCTTGCCTCCGCGCTCGCCGCCGAGGGCGTTGACGTTCGGATTGGTGACGACCCCGTGCGCGTTGACCGAGGCGCCGACGGCAACGTCTCGGTTGAGCTCGCCGGTGGCGCGACCGTGCGGGCCGCCGAGCTCCTCGTCTCGACCGGACGCCGCCCGGCGACCTCGGGCCTCGGCCTCGAGACCGTTGGCCTCGACGACACGCTGACGGTCGACGACACCATGCTCGTTGCTGGCACCGACTGGCTCTACGCCGTCGGGGACGTGAACGGCCGCGCGCTGCTCACGCACCAGGGCAAATATCAGGCGCGCGCGGCCGGTCAGGCCATCGCCGCGCGGCTCGCTGGCGGACAGGTGCACGATGGCGCGTGGGAAGCCCATGCGGCGTCGGCGGATCACGTTGCCGTGCCGCGGGTGGTGTTCTCGGACCCGGAGGTTGCCGCGGTTGGGCTCACCGAGGCGCAGGCGCGCGAGGCCGACCTCGAGTTCAGAACGGTCGAGTACGACATGGGCCAGGTTGCCGGGGCGAAGCTCCACGCGGACGGCTACGTTGGCCGGGCCAAGCTCGTGATCGACCACGCGCGCGGCGTGATCGTTGGCGCGACGTTCGTCGGGCAGGACGTCGCGGACCTTGTGCACGCGGCGACGATCGCGATTGTGGGGGAGGTTCCGATGGACCGGCTGTGGCACGCGGTGCCGGCATACCCGACGATCAGCGAGGTATGGCTGCGGCTCCTCGAAACGTACCGAAGCGAGGCGGCGTAA